A genomic region of Thunnus albacares chromosome 2, fThuAlb1.1, whole genome shotgun sequence contains the following coding sequences:
- the LOC122967784 gene encoding zinc finger protein OZF-like isoform X2 — translation MEGNQNLEHRTVNLVKREESGSSSATTDKQKQTGRMGLKHHCCQHFDKAFTTSRYLKIHQRIHTGEKLHSCEQCGKTFTTDSSLKIHQRIHTGEKPYSCDQCGKTFTDNSNLNKHLRIHTGEKPYWCNQCGKMFTTDSNLKKHQRIHTGEKPYWCDQCGKTFTQDTNLKSHQRIHTGEKPYWCDQCGKTFTRDSALKIHQRIHTGQKPYWCDQCGKTFTQDNHLKIHQRIHTGEKPYWCEQCEKTFTHANILKIHQRIHTGEKPYGCDQCGKAFATGSILKIHQRIHTGEKPYSCDQCGKAFTADNSLKIHQRIHTGEKPYWCDQCGKSFTADNSLKVHQRIHTGEKPHWCDQCGKTFTQDSHLKRHQRIHTGEKPYSCDQCGKTFTHDSNLKRHQRIHTGEKPYWCEQCGKTFTHGSTLKSHQCIHSVLC, via the exons aaacaaacaggaagaatgGGACTCaaacatcactgctgtcagCACTTTGACAAAGCTTTCACAACATCAAGATATTTAAAGATTCACCAGAgaattcacacaggagagaaacttcACAGttgtgagcaatgtgggaaaacttttaCTACAGACAGTtctctaaaaatccaccaacgcattcacactggagagaagccgtacagctgtgaccaatgtgggaaaactttcactgatAACAGTAATCTTAACAAACACCtgcgcattcacactggagagaagccgtactggtgtaACCAATGTGGGAAAATGTTTACTACAGACAGTAATCTTAAAAaacaccaacgcattcacactggagagaagccgtactggtgtgaccaatgtgggaaaacgttCACTCAAGACACTAATCTAAAAagccaccaacgcattcacactggagagaagccgtactggtgtgaccaatgtggaAAAACTTTCACTAGAGACAGTgctctaaaaatccaccaacgcattcacactggacaaaagccatactggtgtgaccaatgtggaAAAACTTTTACTCAAGACAATcatctaaaaatccaccaacgcatacacactggagagaagccgtactggtgtgagcaATGTGAGAAAACTTTCACTCACG ctaa TAttctaaaaatccaccaacgcattcacactggagagaagccgtacggctgtgaccaatgtgggaaagcCTTCGCTACAGGCAGTAttctaaaaatccaccaacgcattcacactggagagaagccgtacagctgtgaccaatgtgggaaagctttcactgcagacaattctctaaaaatccaccaacgtattcacactggagagaagccgtactggtgtgaccaatgtgggaaatctttcactgcagacaatTCTCTAAAAgtccaccaacgcattcatactggagagaagccacactggtgtgaccaatgtgggaaaactttcactcaaGACAGTCATCTAAAAaggcaccaacgcattcacactggagagaagccgtacagctgtgaccaatgtgggaaaactttcactcatG ACAGTAATCTAAAAaggcaccaacgcattcacactggagagaagccgtactggtgtgagcagtgtgggaaaactttcactcatGGTAGTACCTTAAAAAGCCACCAATGCATTCATTCAGTAttgtgttga
- the LOC122967784 gene encoding zinc finger protein OZF-like isoform X1, which translates to MEGNQNLEHRTVNLVKREESGSSSATTDKQSPTKLQHTEYCSVNKKQTGRMGLKHHCCQHFDKAFTTSRYLKIHQRIHTGEKLHSCEQCGKTFTTDSSLKIHQRIHTGEKPYSCDQCGKTFTDNSNLNKHLRIHTGEKPYWCNQCGKMFTTDSNLKKHQRIHTGEKPYWCDQCGKTFTQDTNLKSHQRIHTGEKPYWCDQCGKTFTRDSALKIHQRIHTGQKPYWCDQCGKTFTQDNHLKIHQRIHTGEKPYWCEQCEKTFTHANILKIHQRIHTGEKPYGCDQCGKAFATGSILKIHQRIHTGEKPYSCDQCGKAFTADNSLKIHQRIHTGEKPYWCDQCGKSFTADNSLKVHQRIHTGEKPHWCDQCGKTFTQDSHLKRHQRIHTGEKPYSCDQCGKTFTHDSNLKRHQRIHTGEKPYWCEQCGKTFTHGSTLKSHQCIHSVLC; encoded by the exons AGTCCAACAAAGCTGCAACATACAGAATACTGCTCAGTGAATAAG aaacaaacaggaagaatgGGACTCaaacatcactgctgtcagCACTTTGACAAAGCTTTCACAACATCAAGATATTTAAAGATTCACCAGAgaattcacacaggagagaaacttcACAGttgtgagcaatgtgggaaaacttttaCTACAGACAGTtctctaaaaatccaccaacgcattcacactggagagaagccgtacagctgtgaccaatgtgggaaaactttcactgatAACAGTAATCTTAACAAACACCtgcgcattcacactggagagaagccgtactggtgtaACCAATGTGGGAAAATGTTTACTACAGACAGTAATCTTAAAAaacaccaacgcattcacactggagagaagccgtactggtgtgaccaatgtgggaaaacgttCACTCAAGACACTAATCTAAAAagccaccaacgcattcacactggagagaagccgtactggtgtgaccaatgtggaAAAACTTTCACTAGAGACAGTgctctaaaaatccaccaacgcattcacactggacaaaagccatactggtgtgaccaatgtggaAAAACTTTTACTCAAGACAATcatctaaaaatccaccaacgcatacacactggagagaagccgtactggtgtgagcaATGTGAGAAAACTTTCACTCACG ctaa TAttctaaaaatccaccaacgcattcacactggagagaagccgtacggctgtgaccaatgtgggaaagcCTTCGCTACAGGCAGTAttctaaaaatccaccaacgcattcacactggagagaagccgtacagctgtgaccaatgtgggaaagctttcactgcagacaattctctaaaaatccaccaacgtattcacactggagagaagccgtactggtgtgaccaatgtgggaaatctttcactgcagacaatTCTCTAAAAgtccaccaacgcattcatactggagagaagccacactggtgtgaccaatgtgggaaaactttcactcaaGACAGTCATCTAAAAaggcaccaacgcattcacactggagagaagccgtacagctgtgaccaatgtgggaaaactttcactcatG ACAGTAATCTAAAAaggcaccaacgcattcacactggagagaagccgtactggtgtgagcagtgtgggaaaactttcactcatGGTAGTACCTTAAAAAGCCACCAATGCATTCATTCAGTAttgtgttga
- the LOC122967784 gene encoding zinc finger protein 501-like isoform X4: MEGNQNLEHRTVNLVKREESGSSSATTDKQKQTGRMGLKRHCCQHCEKAFTTSRYLKIHQRVHTGEELHTCEQCGKTFTRNSTLRIHQRIHTGEKPYRCEQCGKAFARDGDLKSHRRIHTGEKPHRCEQCGKAFARDGDLKIHQRIHTGEKPYSCEQCGKAFFTGSLLKIHQRIHTGEKPYWCDQCGRAFFTGSILKIHQRIHTGEKPYGCDQCGKAFATGSILKIHQRIHTGEKPYSCDQCGKAFTADNSLKIHQRIHTGEKPYWCDQCGKSFTADNSLKVHQRIHTGEKPHWCDQCGKTFTQDSHLKRHQRIHTGEKPYSCDQCGKTFTHDSNLKRHQRIHTGEKPYWCEQCGKTFTHGSTLKSHQCIHSVLC; the protein is encoded by the exons aaacaaacaggaaggaTGGGACTCAAACGTCACTGCTGTCAGCACTGTGAAAAAGCCTTCACGACATCAAGATATTTAAAGATTCACCAGAGAGTTCACACCGGAGAGGAACTTCACACCtgtgaacaatgtgggaaaacttttaCTAGAAACAGCACTCTAAgaatccaccaacgcattcatactggagagaagccgtaccgGTGTGAGCAATGTGGAAAAGCTTTCGCAAGAGACGGTGATCTAAAAAGCCACCGACgtattcacactggagagaagccacACCGGTGTGAGCAATGTGGAAAAGCTTTCGCAAGAGACGGTgatctaaaaatccaccaacgcattcacactggagagaagccgtacagctgtgagcaatgtgggaaagcCTTCTTTACAGGCAGTCttctaaaaatccaccaacgcattcacactggagagaagccgtactggtgtgaccaatgtgggcGAGCCTTCTTTACAGGCAGTAttctaaaaatccaccaacgcattcacactggagagaagccgtacggctgtgaccaatgtgggaaagcCTTCGCTACAGGCAGTAttctaaaaatccaccaacgcattcacactggagagaagccgtacagctgtgaccaatgtgggaaagctttcactgcagacaattctctaaaaatccaccaacgtattcacactggagagaagccgtactggtgtgaccaatgtgggaaatctttcactgcagacaatTCTCTAAAAgtccaccaacgcattcatactggagagaagccacactggtgtgaccaatgtgggaaaactttcactcaaGACAGTCATCTAAAAaggcaccaacgcattcacactggagagaagccgtacagctgtgaccaatgtgggaaaactttcactcatG ACAGTAATCTAAAAaggcaccaacgcattcacactggagagaagccgtactggtgtgagcagtgtgggaaaactttcactcatGGTAGTACCTTAAAAAGCCACCAATGCATTCATTCAGTAttgtgttga
- the LOC122967784 gene encoding zinc finger protein 420-like isoform X5 translates to MEENQSPKHRTDNSVKREESGSPPATTDQQKQTGRMGLKRHCCQHCEKAFTTSRYLKIHQRVHTGEELHTCEQCGKTFTRNSTLRIHQRIHTGEKPYRCEQCGKAFARDGDLKSHRRIHTGEKPHRCEQCGKAFARDGDLKIHQRIHTGEKPYSCEQCGKAFFTGSLLKIHQRIHTGEKPYWCDQCGRAFFTGSILKIHQRIHTGEKPYGCDQCGKAFATGSILKIHQRIHTGEKPYSCDQCGKAFTADNSLKIHQRIHTGEKPYWCDQCGKSFTADNSLKVHQRIHTGEKPHWCDQCGKTFTQDSHLKRHQRIHTGEKPYSCDQCGKTFTHDSNLKRHQRIHTGEKPYWCEQCGKTFTHGSTLKSHQCIHSVLC, encoded by the exons ATGGAAGAGAACCAGAGCCCGAAGCACCGCACCGACAACTCCGTTAAAAGGGAAGAATCAGGCTCACCCCCTGCTACCACCGATCAACAG aaacaaacaggaaggaTGGGACTCAAACGTCACTGCTGTCAGCACTGTGAAAAAGCCTTCACGACATCAAGATATTTAAAGATTCACCAGAGAGTTCACACCGGAGAGGAACTTCACACCtgtgaacaatgtgggaaaacttttaCTAGAAACAGCACTCTAAgaatccaccaacgcattcatactggagagaagccgtaccgGTGTGAGCAATGTGGAAAAGCTTTCGCAAGAGACGGTGATCTAAAAAGCCACCGACgtattcacactggagagaagccacACCGGTGTGAGCAATGTGGAAAAGCTTTCGCAAGAGACGGTgatctaaaaatccaccaacgcattcacactggagagaagccgtacagctgtgagcaatgtgggaaagcCTTCTTTACAGGCAGTCttctaaaaatccaccaacgcattcacactggagagaagccgtactggtgtgaccaatgtgggcGAGCCTTCTTTACAGGCAGTAttctaaaaatccaccaacgcattcacactggagagaagccgtacggctgtgaccaatgtgggaaagcCTTCGCTACAGGCAGTAttctaaaaatccaccaacgcattcacactggagagaagccgtacagctgtgaccaatgtgggaaagctttcactgcagacaattctctaaaaatccaccaacgtattcacactggagagaagccgtactggtgtgaccaatgtgggaaatctttcactgcagacaatTCTCTAAAAgtccaccaacgcattcatactggagagaagccacactggtgtgaccaatgtgggaaaactttcactcaaGACAGTCATCTAAAAaggcaccaacgcattcacactggagagaagccgtacagctgtgaccaatgtgggaaaactttcactcatG ACAGTAATCTAAAAaggcaccaacgcattcacactggagagaagccgtactggtgtgagcagtgtgggaaaactttcactcatGGTAGTACCTTAAAAAGCCACCAATGCATTCATTCAGTAttgtgttga
- the LOC122967784 gene encoding zinc finger protein OZF-like isoform X3, with translation MEGNQNLEHRTVNLVKREESGSSSATTDKQSPTKLQHTEYCSVNKKQTGRMGLKHHCCQHFDKAFTTSRYLKIHQRIHTGEKLHSCEQCGKTFTTDSSLKIHQRIHTGEKPYSCDQCGKTFTDNSNLNKHLRIHTGEKPYWCNQCGKMFTTDSNLKKHQRIHTGEKPYWCDQCGKTFTQDTNLKSHQRIHTGEKPYWCDQCGKTFTRDSALKIHQRIHTGQKPYWCDQCGKTFTQDNHLKIHQRIHTGEKPYWCEQCEKTFTHANILKIHQRIHTGEKPYGCDQCGKAFATGSILKIHQRIHTGEKPYSCDQCGKAFTADNSLKIHQRIHTGEKPYWCDQCGKSFTADNSLKVHQRIHTGEKPHWCDQCGKTFTQDSHLKRHQRIHTGEKPYSCDQCGKTFTHGGTLKSHQCIHSVLC, from the exons AGTCCAACAAAGCTGCAACATACAGAATACTGCTCAGTGAATAAG aaacaaacaggaagaatgGGACTCaaacatcactgctgtcagCACTTTGACAAAGCTTTCACAACATCAAGATATTTAAAGATTCACCAGAgaattcacacaggagagaaacttcACAGttgtgagcaatgtgggaaaacttttaCTACAGACAGTtctctaaaaatccaccaacgcattcacactggagagaagccgtacagctgtgaccaatgtgggaaaactttcactgatAACAGTAATCTTAACAAACACCtgcgcattcacactggagagaagccgtactggtgtaACCAATGTGGGAAAATGTTTACTACAGACAGTAATCTTAAAAaacaccaacgcattcacactggagagaagccgtactggtgtgaccaatgtgggaaaacgttCACTCAAGACACTAATCTAAAAagccaccaacgcattcacactggagagaagccgtactggtgtgaccaatgtggaAAAACTTTCACTAGAGACAGTgctctaaaaatccaccaacgcattcacactggacaaaagccatactggtgtgaccaatgtggaAAAACTTTTACTCAAGACAATcatctaaaaatccaccaacgcatacacactggagagaagccgtactggtgtgagcaATGTGAGAAAACTTTCACTCACG ctaa TAttctaaaaatccaccaacgcattcacactggagagaagccgtacggctgtgaccaatgtgggaaagcCTTCGCTACAGGCAGTAttctaaaaatccaccaacgcattcacactggagagaagccgtacagctgtgaccaatgtgggaaagctttcactgcagacaattctctaaaaatccaccaacgtattcacactggagagaagccgtactggtgtgaccaatgtgggaaatctttcactgcagacaatTCTCTAAAAgtccaccaacgcattcatactggagagaagccacactggtgtgaccaatgtgggaaaactttcactcaaGACAGTCATCTAAAAaggcaccaacgcattcacactggagagaagccgtacagctgtgaccaatgtgggaaaactttcactcatGGTGGTACCTTAAAAAGCCACCAATGCATTCACTCAGTAttgtgttga
- the LOC122967784 gene encoding zinc finger protein 239-like isoform X6: MEGNQNLEHRTVNLVKREESGSSSATTDKQKQTGRMGLKRHCCQHCEKAFTTSRYLKIHQRVHTGEELHTCEQCGKTFTRNSTLRIHQRIHTGEKPYRCEQCGKAFARDGDLKSHRRIHTGEKPHRCEQCGKAFARDGDLKIHQRIHTGEKPYSCEQCGKAFFTGSLLKIHQRIHTGEKPYWCDQCGRAFFTGSILKIHQRIHTGEKPYGCDQCGKAFATGSILKIHQRIHTGEKPYSCDQCGKAFTADNSLKIHQRIHTGEKPYWCDQCGKSFTADNSLKVHQRIHTGEKPHWCDQCGKTFTQDSHLKRHQRIHTGEKPYSCDQCGKTFTHGGTLKSHQCIHSVLC, encoded by the coding sequence aaacaaacaggaaggaTGGGACTCAAACGTCACTGCTGTCAGCACTGTGAAAAAGCCTTCACGACATCAAGATATTTAAAGATTCACCAGAGAGTTCACACCGGAGAGGAACTTCACACCtgtgaacaatgtgggaaaacttttaCTAGAAACAGCACTCTAAgaatccaccaacgcattcatactggagagaagccgtaccgGTGTGAGCAATGTGGAAAAGCTTTCGCAAGAGACGGTGATCTAAAAAGCCACCGACgtattcacactggagagaagccacACCGGTGTGAGCAATGTGGAAAAGCTTTCGCAAGAGACGGTgatctaaaaatccaccaacgcattcacactggagagaagccgtacagctgtgagcaatgtgggaaagcCTTCTTTACAGGCAGTCttctaaaaatccaccaacgcattcacactggagagaagccgtactggtgtgaccaatgtgggcGAGCCTTCTTTACAGGCAGTAttctaaaaatccaccaacgcattcacactggagagaagccgtacggctgtgaccaatgtgggaaagcCTTCGCTACAGGCAGTAttctaaaaatccaccaacgcattcacactggagagaagccgtacagctgtgaccaatgtgggaaagctttcactgcagacaattctctaaaaatccaccaacgtattcacactggagagaagccgtactggtgtgaccaatgtgggaaatctttcactgcagacaatTCTCTAAAAgtccaccaacgcattcatactggagagaagccacactggtgtgaccaatgtgggaaaactttcactcaaGACAGTCATCTAAAAaggcaccaacgcattcacactggagagaagccgtacagctgtgaccaatgtgggaaaactttcactcatGGTGGTACCTTAAAAAGCCACCAATGCATTCACTCAGTAttgtgttga